From Candidatus Pedobacter colombiensis, one genomic window encodes:
- a CDS encoding prolyl oligopeptidase family serine peptidase — protein sequence MMKKLILNLFLLAGSVSLYAQDAVDYQMPPKEMADLLLAKPTPAVSVDNKGDWMLLSGRNSYPSVEELAMPEYRIAGLRINPNNYSPSRQTYINSFTLKDIKTDKNFTVTGLPAPLFAGNISWSPDEKKIAFTNTTQKGVDLYIIDIATKKATKINKQFLNVVLGTGVIWVDGNTLLYKVATKSADAAPKKPLMPKGPTVQQNLGKAAPSVTYQDLIKSPYDEQLFEFFATAQLVKNKNGVETPIAKPAIYSSVRISPDKNYLLIRTLKKPFSYLVAASGFPSTLSINDLTGKVIKVVAQQPSSEGRPSGYDNVQNLPRGYEWRSDEPSTIIWAHPLDSGLIKKQVDFHDAVYALSAPFNGEGKELFKTQMRYQGIIWGDATLALVEEGLRSKQKIKISRYNTTTGTLETLYERNETDAYNDPGEPVTAKNKYGRQVIQVLNNGTQLLMNNTVGSSPKGDLPFLARFDLKTKKNEIIWRCTEGTYEYVADVLDANKLVLLTRRESQKEVPNYFIKNLILRIADRQITHFTNPYPQLEGVTKEKIAYKRADGIDLTGNLYLPKGYDKAKDGPLPVLIWAYPREFNSAADAAQIRGSKDRFITVSWASPIYWVTQGYAVLDNAEMPIVSVDGKKPNDTFIDQLKLNAEAAINKLVDMKVGDRNRMAIGGHSYGAFMTANLLAHTNLFKAGIARSGAYNRTLTPFGFQNEERTYWEAPQLYYEMSPFSYADKIKTPLLLIHGDSDNNPGTFPINSERLFNAIKGFGGTTRFVFLPYESHSYSGKENILHMLWEMNTWLDKYVKNAK from the coding sequence ATGATGAAAAAACTTATACTCAATTTATTTCTACTTGCAGGATCTGTTAGCCTATACGCTCAGGATGCTGTTGATTATCAAATGCCTCCAAAAGAGATGGCCGATCTGTTATTAGCCAAACCAACACCTGCAGTTAGCGTAGACAATAAAGGCGATTGGATGCTGCTAAGCGGTCGCAATTCCTACCCATCTGTTGAAGAACTGGCCATGCCCGAATACCGCATTGCCGGTCTCCGTATCAACCCCAACAATTACTCGCCAAGCAGGCAAACCTATATCAACAGTTTTACACTTAAAGACATTAAGACTGATAAAAATTTTACCGTTACTGGTCTTCCTGCTCCGTTATTTGCCGGAAATATAAGCTGGAGCCCGGATGAGAAAAAGATTGCTTTCACCAATACCACTCAAAAAGGTGTAGATCTCTATATCATTGATATTGCGACAAAAAAAGCAACTAAAATCAACAAACAATTCCTGAATGTGGTCCTTGGCACAGGCGTAATCTGGGTAGATGGAAACACTTTACTGTACAAAGTAGCCACAAAATCTGCCGATGCAGCGCCTAAAAAACCTTTAATGCCTAAAGGCCCAACCGTGCAACAAAACTTAGGCAAAGCAGCCCCCAGCGTAACCTACCAGGATTTAATTAAGTCGCCATATGATGAACAATTGTTTGAATTTTTCGCAACTGCTCAATTGGTAAAAAATAAAAATGGTGTAGAAACACCTATTGCAAAACCTGCAATTTATTCGAGTGTAAGGATCTCTCCTGATAAAAATTACTTACTGATCAGAACGCTCAAAAAACCGTTTTCCTACCTTGTCGCTGCCAGTGGCTTTCCTTCAACCCTTAGCATAAATGATTTAACAGGCAAAGTGATTAAAGTTGTTGCTCAGCAGCCATCAAGCGAGGGCCGGCCTTCCGGTTACGACAATGTACAAAACCTGCCGCGGGGTTATGAATGGCGTAGTGATGAACCTTCAACAATCATCTGGGCGCATCCTTTGGATAGTGGATTAATTAAAAAACAAGTAGATTTCCATGATGCGGTATATGCTTTAAGCGCACCATTTAATGGAGAAGGTAAAGAACTTTTCAAAACCCAAATGCGCTATCAGGGAATTATCTGGGGAGATGCCACTCTGGCACTGGTGGAAGAAGGACTGCGTAGCAAGCAAAAAATTAAAATCAGTCGCTACAATACAACAACCGGTACCTTAGAAACCCTGTATGAACGCAACGAGACTGATGCTTATAATGATCCTGGAGAGCCTGTCACCGCTAAAAATAAATATGGTCGCCAGGTTATTCAAGTGCTTAACAATGGAACCCAGCTATTGATGAACAATACAGTTGGCTCTTCACCAAAAGGTGATTTACCCTTTCTTGCGCGATTTGACCTGAAAACCAAAAAGAATGAGATCATTTGGCGTTGTACAGAAGGGACTTATGAGTATGTAGCCGATGTACTGGATGCAAATAAACTTGTTTTATTAACGCGAAGAGAATCCCAAAAAGAGGTTCCCAACTATTTCATCAAAAATTTAATACTCCGCATCGCTGACCGTCAAATTACCCATTTCACTAATCCTTATCCACAATTGGAGGGGGTTACTAAAGAAAAAATTGCCTATAAGCGAGCAGATGGCATCGATTTAACCGGCAATTTATATTTACCTAAGGGTTATGATAAAGCCAAAGATGGTCCCCTACCAGTATTGATCTGGGCTTATCCACGAGAATTTAACTCTGCAGCAGATGCCGCACAAATCAGGGGTTCTAAAGATCGTTTCATCACCGTTAGCTGGGCATCCCCTATTTATTGGGTTACCCAAGGCTATGCTGTATTGGACAACGCTGAGATGCCTATTGTATCCGTAGATGGGAAAAAGCCTAATGATACTTTTATTGACCAGCTAAAACTAAATGCCGAAGCTGCAATCAACAAACTGGTTGACATGAAGGTTGGAGATAGAAATCGGATGGCTATTGGTGGCCACAGCTATGGAGCCTTTATGACGGCCAACTTATTGGCGCATACCAATTTGTTTAAAGCCGGTATTGCACGCAGTGGTGCTTACAACAGAACATTAACCCCTTTTGGTTTCCAAAACGAGGAACGCACTTATTGGGAAGCTCCACAGTTATATTATGAGATGAGTCCATTCAGCTATGCAGACAAGATTAAAACGCCTTTGCTGCTGATACATGGCGATTCTGACAACAACCCCGGAACTTTCCCAATCAATAGCGAACGTTTATTTAATGCCATCAAAGGTTTTGGTGGTACCACCAGATTTGTATTTTTACCTTACGAATCACATAGTTATAGTGGCAAAGAAAACATACTTCACATGCTTTGGGAAATGAATACCTGGCTTGATAAATATGTAAAAAACGCAAAATAA
- a CDS encoding TonB-dependent receptor: MKKIFTTHLHRIILMFLVFAAFQVNAQVTTSSVNGKVRDAKGIAVPGASVLIIHVPTGTRYGAMTSAEGAYRVNNLNPGGPYRITVSYIGYTKQEKESINLSLGVDQRLDFTLQDEGMQLGEVVIAGARGGTKIGTGTHIGEEQIKSMPTVSRSLTDVTRLTPQGSKDNSFVGTNFRYNNVTIDGAINNDAIGFSPSLGGQSGSSGMPGSSTRTNPVSLDAIQDVQVLLAPYDVKIGNFTGGSVNAVTRSGSNDVTGSVYGYGRNAAMIGRNKIGDNAKEPSAFHDYQAGFRVGFPIIKDKLFFFTNEELTRRQDPVILGAGSPDMKIITADEANQITNYMKTNYGIDPGASGNYNIYSKSNKFFNRLDWNINDKNQLTIRNNTIRSTATNLERDQANFRFGGIDYKQTNNQSSTVAELKSRLSNDASNSLVIGYSNIHDFRNPLSNPAIPQIEITSRGGTIFLGTDREASIFNMKQKTFEFTDNYTLTKGKHTFTFGTHNELYNITYGFVNAWNGRVAYGSVSDFLANKPNRVRTNFNYADNSRDNIMANPPAEFKINMFSLYGEDQFQVTDKFKLTYGIRFDLADMPNKQPLSDKTTNAPVDPNYGTTYTYTLPKDIKNDFLGQVQVSPRVGFHYDINGDQKAILRGGSGLFTGRVPFAWLGYAYYNNGVTYGGFDKKYTYPGGGPVAGSDPIKDALNGNGEAGFVAKQGVNVNDANGPTQVDLIDNNFKMPKTWRTSLAFDYKTDDQWKFTIEGIYTKVINDLKFQQVNLVDAVIYYPYDVNHQQPIYQKVNGTQSINPKYTNAYLLSNTSQGYRYSLTGQVSKSFPFGLDIMGAYTYGQSKDITNGIRNSMESNWQLNQALSPNEPGLAFSNFDIRNRIVSTVNYKLAWDSQHKYVSNFSLFFSAQSGSPYSYGLFNTTINGTGQNVSLMYIPKVGETSKFITDAGQAAAFDAFIDGDKYLATRRGQFTERNGARTPWNVQADFRFSQDIFVAGHGAKKQSLTITYDIVNLTNLLNKNWGVQYFSPNTYNSMANIGLKAVTGTGSATTYPNYTFDQANTSTYAKDFFASRYQMQLGLRYSF; this comes from the coding sequence ATGAAAAAAATTTTTACTACTCATTTACACCGCATTATCCTGATGTTTTTGGTATTTGCGGCATTTCAAGTAAACGCGCAAGTAACCACGTCCAGTGTTAATGGAAAAGTTCGCGATGCAAAAGGTATCGCTGTTCCCGGAGCAAGTGTATTGATTATACATGTACCAACAGGAACAAGATATGGTGCTATGACAAGTGCCGAAGGTGCATACCGGGTAAATAACCTAAACCCAGGTGGTCCATATAGAATCACGGTTAGCTATATCGGCTATACCAAACAAGAAAAAGAAAGCATCAACTTAAGTTTAGGTGTCGACCAACGACTTGACTTTACGTTACAAGACGAAGGTATGCAACTTGGCGAGGTAGTGATAGCCGGGGCACGTGGCGGAACCAAAATAGGTACCGGTACACATATCGGCGAAGAGCAGATCAAATCAATGCCTACAGTAAGTCGCAGCTTAACCGATGTAACCCGCTTAACTCCACAAGGTAGTAAAGACAACTCTTTTGTAGGTACTAACTTTAGATACAACAACGTAACTATTGACGGCGCTATTAACAACGATGCGATTGGCTTTAGTCCTTCTTTAGGTGGACAAAGTGGTAGCTCAGGTATGCCAGGTAGCAGCACAAGAACCAATCCGGTTTCTCTTGATGCCATACAGGATGTACAAGTATTACTTGCCCCTTACGATGTAAAAATCGGAAACTTTACCGGAGGTAGTGTGAATGCAGTAACCCGTTCCGGATCAAATGATGTAACAGGATCTGTTTATGGTTATGGCCGTAATGCAGCAATGATTGGCAGAAACAAAATTGGAGATAACGCTAAAGAGCCTTCTGCTTTTCATGATTATCAAGCCGGTTTCAGAGTAGGCTTTCCAATCATTAAAGACAAATTATTTTTCTTTACCAACGAAGAGTTAACCCGCCGTCAGGACCCTGTGATTTTGGGTGCAGGTTCACCGGACATGAAAATAATTACTGCTGACGAAGCAAACCAGATTACCAATTACATGAAAACCAATTATGGAATTGATCCGGGAGCTTCTGGCAATTATAACATCTATTCTAAATCAAACAAGTTCTTTAACCGTTTAGATTGGAACATTAACGATAAAAATCAGTTAACAATCCGTAACAACACCATTAGATCTACAGCTACCAATTTGGAGCGCGATCAGGCCAACTTCAGGTTTGGTGGTATCGATTATAAACAAACCAACAATCAAAGTTCTACAGTTGCAGAGTTAAAAAGCAGGCTTTCTAATGATGCTTCCAATAGCTTAGTTATTGGCTATTCAAACATCCACGATTTCAGAAATCCACTTTCTAACCCTGCTATTCCTCAAATTGAGATCACCTCACGTGGTGGTACCATCTTCCTAGGCACTGACCGTGAAGCGAGTATCTTTAACATGAAGCAAAAAACGTTTGAATTTACAGACAACTATACCCTTACCAAAGGCAAACACACCTTTACATTTGGTACACACAACGAGCTTTACAACATTACTTATGGTTTTGTAAATGCATGGAATGGCCGTGTAGCTTATGGCTCTGTATCCGACTTTTTGGCCAACAAACCAAATCGTGTTCGTACCAATTTTAACTACGCTGACAACTCAAGGGATAACATCATGGCTAACCCTCCTGCAGAGTTTAAAATAAACATGTTTAGTTTGTATGGTGAGGATCAATTCCAGGTAACCGACAAGTTTAAATTGACTTATGGCATCCGTTTTGATTTGGCAGACATGCCTAATAAACAACCTTTAAGTGATAAAACAACTAATGCTCCGGTTGATCCTAATTATGGTACGACCTATACTTATACCCTTCCAAAAGACATTAAAAACGATTTCCTTGGACAAGTACAGGTTTCGCCACGTGTAGGTTTTCACTACGACATTAATGGCGATCAGAAAGCGATATTACGCGGTGGTAGCGGATTGTTTACAGGTCGTGTTCCTTTCGCATGGTTAGGTTATGCTTACTACAACAACGGCGTAACTTATGGTGGATTTGATAAAAAATACACCTACCCAGGAGGCGGACCTGTTGCAGGCTCAGATCCAATTAAAGATGCTTTAAATGGAAACGGAGAAGCCGGATTTGTAGCCAAACAAGGTGTAAATGTAAATGATGCAAATGGTCCAACTCAAGTCGATCTGATTGACAATAATTTTAAAATGCCTAAAACCTGGAGAACAAGTTTAGCATTTGATTATAAAACCGATGATCAGTGGAAATTCACTATAGAAGGTATTTACACTAAAGTAATCAACGATCTTAAATTCCAACAAGTTAACTTGGTAGATGCCGTGATATACTACCCTTACGATGTAAATCACCAACAGCCTATCTACCAAAAAGTAAATGGCACTCAATCGATCAATCCTAAATACACCAATGCTTATCTATTGTCTAACACAAGTCAAGGTTACCGTTACAGCTTAACAGGTCAGGTGAGCAAATCCTTCCCTTTTGGATTAGACATCATGGGTGCTTATACTTACGGACAATCTAAAGACATTACCAACGGTATCCGTAACTCAATGGAATCTAACTGGCAGTTAAACCAGGCATTGAGTCCTAATGAGCCTGGATTAGCTTTCTCTAACTTTGATATCCGTAACCGTATTGTTTCTACAGTGAATTACAAATTGGCATGGGATAGCCAACATAAATATGTTTCAAACTTCTCATTGTTCTTTAGTGCACAATCAGGCTCTCCATATTCTTATGGTTTGTTTAACACTACCATTAACGGAACAGGACAAAACGTAAGCTTAATGTATATCCCTAAAGTTGGCGAAACAAGTAAATTCATTACCGATGCTGGTCAGGCAGCTGCCTTTGATGCCTTTATTGATGGTGACAAATATTTAGCAACAAGAAGGGGTCAATTTACAGAACGTAATGGTGCACGCACTCCTTGGAATGTACAAGCCGACTTCCGTTTCTCTCAGGACATCTTTGTAGCTGGTCATGGTGCGAAAAAACAATCGCTTACGATTACTTATGACATCGTAAACTTAACCAACTTGCTGAATAAAAATTGGGGAGTTCAATACTTCTCGCCAAACACTTATAACTCTATGGCAAACATAGGCTTGAAGGCAGTTACAGGAACTGGATCAGCAACAACCTATCCTAATTACACATTTGATCAAGCCAACACAAGTACATATGCAAAAGATTTCTTTGCATCACGTTACCAAATGCAGTTAGGCTTAAGATATAGTTTCTAA
- a CDS encoding amino acid adenylation domain-containing protein gives MSLKSVVLGKSCPEFIRNETIGDIFRATVKNYGQKTAMIFNEHSITYAQLDQWSDEIAAYLQSKGIGPGHSVGLWWPRSLELPVAILGIVKSGAAYVPLDREMPAERVHIVMQEVGADACFSDSLEEIHCPVYQIPAFQESAAHTSFPIAASPDDRAYVLYTSGSTGKPKGIPISHRQICHLIRSEQSVINILPEDKVYQGFSVSFDMWCEETWISLFAGATLWIADAITAKSIDELSYILRTERITILHAVPSLLAVIDDDIPTIRLINAGGEACTTQVLNRWSKPGYNVFYNSYGPTETTVTSTMIALRPGDPITIGNPLPNYNLAVVDDLFNVVPMGTQGQLIISGPGVCDGYVNRPDLTAEKFLDKPEPLQGIIPGDRIYLSGDAVIMHEDGSVDFRGRLDDQVKLRGYRIELGEIEIKLHELPQVSAAAVALKKDVNQQDQLVGYVTLKAGVDFDEHQSRIELAKVLPPYMVPLVIVVMDKMPRLPSGKINRKELPVPQVLLEMKAEEQIVINLDDPLETRVLAGLRYLFPGREINTDADFFMDLGGHSLLAASFSSWLRKDGGVKQASLKDIYTHRPIKNLISTWELAEEKAEKNKDKEKEPFHKVSSLRYWLCGIAQGFSLLVIYGLFAAQIFVPYLGYYYELAKSDTDKGDTIYAIITALLLFCFIAPTFSLLSIVSKWLLLGRTKEGDHPLWGTYYFRYWLVKTIQSLVPLQFMNGTPLYPFYLRLMGMKMIPDAQISAITVGMEDLIEVGSDVSISSGVVLNNAWVENGLLKLRKIKIEDHAYIGTGSVISGGATIEAWGELQDLSHLQQGMVIKPGEVWKGSPAEKIDKKLPEELPQPLHVSSFTRKSYGFLYSLLLVIFPIVILAPLIPVIQIINYMDNQTADYNFSYFVNIPMLTILYISLYTIETIVLSRLLLYNIKPGTYPVYSNVYVRKWLSDQLISTSLIVLHPLFASVYVSGFFRMLGAKIGKNTEISTASNVSHTMLEIGDESFIADAVTLGEEDIRAQRLILDKTYIGNRSFVGNSALVPQGYKLNDDMLIGVLSTPPTTEQLQATPARDWFGSPAISLPKRQSSGDYPSSLTTNPSAARRAARFIIEGLRIILPETVIICCSILFIAYCHDLVKDRNLLQILKEVHKLPLYYLFYMGLPALLITLVLKWTSVGKYKKEQNPMWTNKVWRSEANTTTYEALAVPFLLEYMKGTPFLPMMLRLFGVKFGKRVWLNTTDITEHDMVSIGDDTALNEDCGPQTHLFEDRVMKVGEVRIGARCTIGSRSIILYDSEIGDDVKIEPLSLVMKGEKLADGTEWTGSPIRLT, from the coding sequence ATGAGCTTAAAGAGTGTGGTACTGGGCAAATCTTGCCCGGAGTTTATCCGAAACGAGACCATAGGTGATATTTTCAGAGCAACCGTTAAAAATTATGGCCAAAAAACGGCCATGATTTTTAACGAGCACTCCATAACCTATGCTCAATTGGATCAGTGGAGTGATGAAATTGCAGCTTATTTACAATCAAAAGGCATTGGTCCGGGTCATTCCGTTGGCTTATGGTGGCCACGTAGTCTGGAATTACCAGTAGCCATTCTAGGTATTGTAAAATCGGGTGCAGCTTATGTTCCGTTAGACCGGGAAATGCCTGCCGAGCGGGTTCATATAGTGATGCAGGAAGTGGGTGCGGATGCTTGTTTCAGTGATTCGCTTGAAGAAATTCACTGTCCGGTATACCAAATTCCGGCCTTTCAGGAAAGCGCTGCACATACCTCCTTTCCAATTGCTGCATCGCCCGATGACAGGGCTTATGTTTTATATACATCAGGCAGCACGGGTAAACCGAAGGGTATTCCCATAAGTCACCGTCAAATTTGTCACCTGATCCGTTCAGAACAAAGTGTAATTAACATCCTGCCCGAGGATAAAGTTTACCAGGGCTTCTCTGTTTCTTTTGACATGTGGTGCGAAGAAACATGGATCAGCTTATTTGCTGGGGCTACCTTATGGATAGCCGATGCAATAACAGCTAAATCCATTGATGAACTGAGTTATATTTTAAGGACCGAACGCATTACCATCTTACATGCAGTCCCAAGTTTGCTGGCTGTAATTGATGATGATATACCCACCATCCGGCTCATTAACGCTGGTGGCGAAGCCTGTACCACCCAGGTGTTAAATCGATGGAGCAAACCCGGATACAACGTCTTTTACAACAGTTACGGGCCTACAGAAACCACGGTAACCTCTACGATGATTGCCTTAAGGCCCGGCGACCCAATTACCATTGGCAATCCACTGCCTAATTATAACCTTGCAGTGGTGGATGATTTATTTAATGTTGTACCAATGGGTACACAAGGACAGCTGATTATTTCTGGCCCAGGTGTATGTGATGGTTATGTAAACAGACCCGATCTTACCGCGGAGAAGTTTTTGGATAAACCGGAACCTCTTCAGGGTATCATACCCGGCGACAGGATTTATTTGAGTGGCGATGCAGTAATTATGCATGAAGATGGTAGTGTAGATTTTAGAGGCCGTTTAGACGATCAGGTAAAGCTTAGGGGATACCGCATTGAGCTAGGCGAGATTGAAATAAAATTACATGAACTCCCACAAGTATCGGCTGCCGCTGTAGCCTTAAAAAAAGATGTTAATCAGCAAGATCAGCTGGTCGGTTATGTAACCTTAAAAGCAGGTGTTGATTTTGATGAGCATCAATCAAGAATAGAACTGGCAAAAGTATTGCCTCCATATATGGTCCCGCTGGTAATTGTGGTGATGGACAAAATGCCAAGGCTTCCAAGTGGAAAAATCAATCGCAAAGAACTGCCTGTGCCGCAGGTTTTGTTAGAAATGAAAGCGGAAGAGCAAATTGTCATCAACCTTGATGATCCGCTGGAAACACGCGTATTGGCAGGATTAAGATACTTATTTCCTGGCCGGGAGATCAATACCGATGCCGATTTCTTTATGGATCTTGGCGGCCATTCTTTACTCGCTGCATCCTTCTCTTCCTGGCTTAGAAAAGATGGTGGTGTAAAACAGGCTTCACTAAAGGACATTTATACCCATCGTCCTATCAAAAATCTAATCTCGACATGGGAACTTGCAGAAGAAAAAGCTGAAAAAAATAAGGATAAAGAAAAAGAGCCTTTTCATAAGGTATCTTCCCTACGCTATTGGCTTTGTGGCATTGCTCAAGGCTTCTCATTATTGGTTATTTATGGCCTGTTTGCAGCGCAAATATTTGTACCCTATTTAGGCTATTATTATGAGTTGGCAAAAAGCGATACCGATAAAGGAGATACCATTTACGCGATCATTACTGCACTGTTATTGTTCTGTTTTATTGCCCCAACATTCTCTTTATTAAGCATTGTGAGTAAATGGCTCTTATTGGGCCGTACTAAGGAAGGTGATCACCCTTTATGGGGAACTTACTACTTTAGGTATTGGCTGGTAAAAACCATTCAATCATTGGTACCTTTACAATTTATGAATGGCACCCCTCTGTACCCCTTCTACTTACGTTTAATGGGTATGAAAATGATACCTGATGCTCAGATCAGTGCCATAACTGTTGGTATGGAGGATTTGATAGAAGTAGGTAGTGATGTTAGCATCAGCTCTGGCGTAGTATTAAACAATGCCTGGGTAGAAAATGGTCTGCTCAAACTTAGAAAGATCAAAATTGAGGACCATGCCTATATTGGTACCGGATCTGTAATATCAGGGGGTGCAACCATCGAAGCTTGGGGCGAGCTGCAAGACTTAAGTCATTTACAGCAAGGCATGGTCATTAAACCCGGAGAAGTATGGAAAGGGAGTCCGGCCGAAAAGATTGACAAAAAATTGCCCGAAGAGCTCCCACAGCCACTACATGTTTCCAGCTTCACCAGGAAATCTTATGGCTTCCTTTATAGCCTGCTACTGGTTATTTTTCCGATTGTAATTTTAGCTCCGCTTATTCCGGTGATCCAAATTATAAACTACATGGATAACCAGACGGCGGATTATAATTTCAGTTATTTCGTGAATATTCCGATGCTAACGATATTATATATCTCTCTTTATACCATCGAGACTATCGTTTTATCGAGATTGTTATTGTACAATATTAAACCCGGGACTTACCCTGTATATAGTAATGTATACGTACGCAAATGGTTGTCTGATCAATTGATCTCCACTTCACTGATTGTATTGCATCCCTTGTTCGCATCGGTTTATGTATCTGGCTTTTTTAGGATGTTAGGTGCTAAAATTGGTAAAAACACTGAAATTTCAACAGCAAGTAATGTAAGTCATACCATGCTCGAAATTGGTGACGAATCTTTTATCGCCGATGCAGTAACGCTTGGTGAAGAAGATATTCGTGCCCAACGTCTGATACTGGACAAAACCTACATTGGCAATCGCAGCTTTGTGGGCAACAGTGCATTAGTACCTCAGGGTTATAAATTAAATGATGATATGTTGATTGGTGTATTGTCTACCCCACCTACTACAGAACAATTACAAGCAACTCCTGCAAGGGATTGGTTTGGTTCACCCGCCATTTCCTTACCAAAAAGGCAAAGTAGCGGCGACTATCCGTCATCTTTAACCACCAACCCTTCAGCTGCAAGAAGAGCAGCAAGATTTATCATTGAAGGTTTACGAATCATTTTACCGGAAACGGTTATCATTTGCTGTAGTATCCTCTTTATTGCCTATTGCCATGATCTCGTTAAAGACCGCAACCTTTTGCAGATACTCAAAGAAGTACATAAGCTACCTCTGTACTACCTATTTTATATGGGTTTACCGGCCTTGCTGATTACCCTGGTGTTAAAATGGACTTCGGTAGGAAAATATAAGAAGGAGCAAAATCCAATGTGGACGAATAAAGTATGGCGCAGTGAGGCCAATACCACTACTTACGAGGCGCTGGCTGTTCCATTTTTACTGGAATACATGAAAGGCACTCCTTTCCTTCCTATGATGCTTCGCTTGTTTGGTGTTAAATTTGGCAAACGGGTCTGGCTGAATACCACTGACATCACAGAGCATGATATGGTAAGCATTGGTGATGATACGGCTCTTAATGAAGACTGTGGTCCACAAACACATTTGTTTGAAGATCGTGTAATGAAAGTAGGTGAAGTAAGAATTGGCGCAAGATGCACCATCGGATCCAGATCGATTATTTTATACGATAGCGAGATAGGTGACGATGTAAAAATTGAACCATTGTCATTGGTGATGAAGGGCGAAAAGCTCGCTGATGGCACCGAATGGACTGGTAGTCCAATAAGGTTAACTTAA
- a CDS encoding carbohydrate porin: MKITTLSLLLLAQIIDAQFTRAQQTDTVKKSNWTYHFQFTAISQYHPGFKALYSGRNSLADTAEIAATSITSTLFLGRRLWKGAGVYFNPEMSGGKGLSSAVGVAGALNGETYRVGNPQPSIFIARAYFQQDFPLGNTDYVELEDDGNQIAGKIPKNRITITAGKFAISDFYDDNKYSHDARGQFFNWALMSNGAWDYPANTRGYTIGLVVEIVKSDWALRLSTVAVPRVANAPNLEYKLSKAHSETIEVERKNIFKRPGSLRLLVSNTYSKAPSYAEGIQALRDNNTFILNVISGNAENNVYGGRKYGFGFSGDQELTNDLGIFGRAGWNNGKDVTWAFTEIDHTFSLGLSLIGSKWKRNKDVFGLAAVSNGISRAHRTFLADGGYGFIIGDGRLNYGNEMILETFYNAQLTKSFWLTIDYQFVKNPAYNKDRGPVNAFGIRGHVAF, encoded by the coding sequence ATGAAAATAACGACTCTAAGCCTACTATTGCTGGCGCAAATTATCGATGCTCAATTTACCAGGGCACAACAAACTGATACGGTTAAAAAGAGCAACTGGACTTATCACTTTCAATTTACGGCAATCTCACAATATCACCCTGGTTTTAAAGCACTATATAGTGGAAGAAATAGTTTGGCTGATACGGCAGAGATTGCTGCAACAAGCATAACCTCTACCCTATTTTTGGGTAGAAGACTTTGGAAGGGGGCTGGCGTATATTTTAATCCCGAAATGTCTGGTGGAAAAGGTTTAAGCTCTGCTGTTGGTGTGGCGGGAGCATTAAATGGAGAGACCTATAGGGTGGGGAACCCACAGCCATCAATATTTATTGCCCGAGCTTATTTTCAGCAGGATTTTCCACTAGGAAACACTGATTATGTAGAATTGGAAGATGATGGGAACCAGATCGCAGGTAAAATCCCCAAAAACAGGATCACCATCACTGCCGGAAAATTTGCGATAAGTGATTTTTATGATGACAATAAATACAGCCACGATGCCAGAGGTCAGTTTTTTAACTGGGCACTAATGTCAAATGGAGCCTGGGATTACCCTGCAAATACCAGGGGATACACCATAGGACTAGTGGTAGAAATTGTAAAATCAGACTGGGCACTCCGTTTATCAACTGTTGCTGTGCCTCGCGTCGCCAATGCCCCTAACCTGGAGTATAAGCTAAGTAAGGCTCATTCTGAAACCATTGAAGTAGAAAGAAAAAACATCTTCAAAAGACCAGGTTCATTGCGCTTACTAGTTAGCAATACCTATTCTAAAGCCCCATCTTATGCAGAAGGTATACAAGCCCTTCGAGACAACAATACATTTATTCTAAACGTAATATCAGGAAATGCTGAAAATAACGTTTACGGTGGCCGCAAATATGGATTTGGCTTTAGTGGAGATCAGGAACTGACCAATGATCTCGGAATTTTTGGAAGAGCCGGATGGAATAATGGAAAAGACGTAACCTGGGCATTTACAGAAATCGATCATACCTTTAGCCTGGGGCTATCCCTTATAGGATCCAAATGGAAAAGAAACAAGGATGTATTTGGGCTGGCGGCAGTAAGCAATGGGATATCCAGGGCACACAGAACTTTCCTTGCTGATGGCGGATATGGGTTCATTATCGGCGACGGAAGACTAAATTATGGGAATGAGATGATTCTGGAAACCTTTTATAATGCCCAACTAACAAAAAGTTTCTGGCTTACCATAGACTATCAATTTGTAAAAAACCCTGCATATAATAAAGACAGAGGGCCTGTAAACGCATTCGGTATTCGCGGTCACGTGGCATTTTAA